The following are encoded together in the Pseudomonas xantholysinigenes genome:
- a CDS encoding alpha/beta hydrolase family protein: MKTAFSTLLLTCLAANAFAADSTVGFQSATLADTRQERALEMFVWYPSATASPARLIADNAVFVGAAAVADAPPAAGEHPLVVLSHGFGGNWNNQAWLASTLARQGYIVAAVNHPGTTSRDRSPQAAAQLWQRPVDLSRAIDAVTAEPEKFGRVAPQRIAVVGHSLGGWTALEIAGARFDPDRFAQDCQDKPRLASCSVFKQMNPASTPALKDSLAASRRDPRVTAVVSLDLGLSRGLTDASLAALSVPTLVIAAGAPSEALPASLESADLAKRLPSASSRYVEISDASHFSFMAECKPGAVAVLEEAVPGDGIICQDGENSRPRAVIQQQVAALISAFLAQPADG; the protein is encoded by the coding sequence TTGAAAACAGCTTTCAGCACCCTGCTGCTCACCTGCCTGGCTGCCAACGCATTCGCCGCCGACAGCACTGTCGGCTTCCAGTCCGCCACCCTGGCGGATACGCGCCAGGAGCGCGCGCTGGAAATGTTCGTCTGGTACCCCAGTGCAACAGCCTCGCCCGCGCGACTGATCGCCGACAATGCGGTGTTCGTCGGCGCCGCTGCCGTTGCCGATGCGCCCCCGGCAGCCGGCGAACACCCGCTGGTGGTGCTCTCCCACGGCTTCGGCGGAAACTGGAACAACCAGGCCTGGCTTGCCAGTACCCTGGCCCGGCAAGGCTACATCGTCGCGGCGGTCAACCACCCCGGCACCACCAGCCGCGACCGCAGCCCTCAAGCCGCGGCGCAGCTATGGCAACGGCCGGTGGACCTGAGCCGGGCCATTGACGCGGTCACGGCCGAACCGGAAAAATTTGGCCGGGTCGCGCCGCAACGCATTGCCGTGGTCGGCCATTCGCTGGGCGGCTGGACAGCCCTGGAAATCGCCGGTGCCCGCTTCGACCCGGACCGCTTCGCGCAGGACTGCCAAGACAAACCACGGCTGGCCAGTTGCAGCGTTTTCAAACAGATGAATCCCGCCAGCACCCCTGCCCTCAAGGACAGCCTGGCCGCCAGCCGGCGCGACCCGCGCGTCACTGCCGTCGTTTCGCTGGACCTGGGCCTGTCACGCGGGCTGACCGACGCAAGCCTCGCCGCGCTGTCGGTACCGACGCTGGTGATCGCCGCCGGCGCGCCCTCCGAGGCGCTTCCCGCCAGCCTTGAGTCCGCCGACCTGGCCAAGCGCCTGCCCTCAGCGTCGAGCCGTTACGTCGAAATTAGCGACGCCAGCCACTTCAGTTTCATGGCCGAGTGCAAGCCAGGCGCGGTGGCGGTGCTCGAAGAAGCCGTGCCTGGCGATGGCATCATCTGCCAGGATGGCGAAAACAGCCGCCCACGCGCAGTCATCCAACAGCAGGTCGCAGCGTTGATCAGCGCGTTTCTGGCACAACCTGCGGACGGTTGA
- the bla gene encoding class A beta-lactamase: MPSIRRRHLLQGALGCSAALALPVWGSAPLQGQLQQLEQSAGITLGLWALDTATGKQLAYRAEQRFAFCSTFKAVLAGAILHRSQTDKGLLERRIAYDARQLVVYSPITEQHVGTGMTVAELCAATLQYSDNTAGNLLLEQVGGPAGLTAFARQLGDPTFRLDRNEPTLNTALPGDPRDTTTPLAMGVTLQRLLLGDGLGAVGRQQLQDWLKGNTTGDARIRAGVPQGWVVGDKTGSGDYGVANDVGIVWPPGRAPWIVVVFSRGPEQGSPWSHAPIAAATRLVVAAWAS; encoded by the coding sequence ATGCCATCCATCCGCCGCCGCCACCTGTTGCAGGGTGCCCTGGGCTGTTCCGCCGCCCTGGCGCTGCCGGTCTGGGGCTCGGCGCCGTTGCAAGGCCAGCTGCAACAGCTCGAGCAATCCGCCGGCATCACCCTCGGCCTGTGGGCCCTCGACACCGCCACCGGCAAGCAACTGGCCTACCGCGCCGAGCAACGCTTCGCCTTCTGCAGCACCTTCAAGGCCGTGCTGGCCGGTGCCATCCTGCACCGCAGCCAGACCGACAAGGGGCTGCTGGAGCGCCGCATCGCCTACGATGCCAGGCAGCTGGTGGTCTATTCGCCGATCACCGAACAGCACGTGGGCACGGGCATGACCGTCGCCGAGCTGTGCGCCGCCACGCTGCAATACAGCGACAACACCGCCGGCAATCTGCTGCTGGAGCAGGTCGGTGGCCCGGCGGGGCTCACCGCCTTCGCCCGCCAGCTCGGCGACCCAACCTTCCGTCTGGACCGCAACGAACCCACCTTGAACACGGCGCTGCCGGGCGATCCGCGTGACACCACCACGCCCTTGGCCATGGGCGTCACCTTGCAGCGCCTGCTGCTCGGCGATGGCCTGGGCGCCGTCGGTCGCCAGCAGTTGCAGGACTGGCTCAAGGGCAACACCACCGGCGATGCGCGGATCCGTGCCGGCGTGCCGCAGGGGTGGGTGGTGGGAGACAAGACCGGTTCGGGCGACTATGGCGTGGCCAACGATGTCGGCATTGTCTGGCCCCCGGGGCGGGCACCTTGGATCGTCGTGGTGTTCAGCCGCGGCCCGGAGCAGGGCTCGCCGTGGAGCCACGCGCCGATCGCCGCGGCGACGCGCCTCGTGGTGGCGGCGTGGGCGAGCTGA
- a CDS encoding fimbria/pilus outer membrane usher protein, giving the protein MSLSTAPRRARGADEGARAPRPAWQRNALSLVICATLPGLAAAEADTQLQGFNTTFLQGAPSAVDLQLLLSANSVLPGNYRVDLYSNEVLVGRRDIDFNRNPASGRVEPCLTLELLEQLGIDMDKLRTQGRLDAAQACLNLPTLIDQASLSYDSSRLRLAASIPQLAMKRGLRGYVDPQLWDAGVSAAFINYQFNTSRSAGDDQTRIANNLSLRNGVNLAGWRLRNESNFSSGTGRPDSFKSNRSYLQHDVTALKGQFSAGDIFSDTDLFDSVRYRGLKLASDEGMRADSERGYAPVVRGVAQTSATVEIRQNNYVLYTTSVPPGPFEISDIYPSGSNGDLEITIIEADGRRRVSVQAFSSLPLMVRDGQVKYSLSAGRFNSNSDGLATPQMLSTTLAYGLSNTLTGIVGLQATDNYKALAVGSGLNTLLGAFSVDLTHSSSKAQGQTTQGNSLRALYAKTFTGTDTNFTLAAYRYSTEGFRSLTSHIEDLSHDLRTRSGNSKTRTDLTVNQSLGRSREFGSLYLTATDQRYWNRGGSQSLSAGYSNNWGDITYNVDVSRTKDLGSYGPANDDTQFNLSVSFPLGSRARAPRAFITSTTQKGNATTQAGINGYLSETSDTFYSVQGGHSRTSGGSASANLNTRTSVADISLGYSQGRGYDSQNLNLAGAVVAHGGGINLGQTVSETFALAEVPGVKGAKISSYSGVETGRNGYAVIPNAQPYRVNWISLDTRDLGGDIEIDNATQQLVPRRGAVVLARYTGKSGRRVQFELFDAGGQPMPFGASVEDGEGKQLAIADPSGKALVLLEHDKGDLTLKWAEQQCTAPYQLPERDKAVNYERLRLVCQP; this is encoded by the coding sequence ATGTCTTTGTCCACCGCCCCCCGCCGCGCACGCGGCGCCGACGAAGGCGCGCGCGCGCCTCGCCCAGCCTGGCAGCGCAATGCCCTGTCGCTGGTCATCTGCGCGACCCTGCCGGGCCTGGCCGCCGCCGAGGCCGACACGCAACTGCAAGGCTTCAACACCACGTTCCTGCAGGGCGCGCCATCGGCGGTCGACCTGCAACTGCTGCTGTCGGCCAACAGTGTGTTGCCGGGCAACTACCGGGTCGACCTGTACAGCAACGAAGTGCTGGTGGGCCGGCGCGACATCGACTTCAACCGCAACCCCGCCAGCGGGCGCGTGGAACCCTGCCTGACCCTGGAACTGCTCGAGCAACTGGGCATCGACATGGACAAGCTCAGGACCCAGGGGCGCCTGGACGCCGCGCAGGCCTGCCTGAACCTGCCGACACTGATCGACCAGGCCAGCCTGAGCTACGACTCGAGCCGCCTGCGCCTGGCCGCCAGCATTCCGCAGCTCGCCATGAAGCGTGGCCTGCGCGGCTATGTCGACCCGCAACTGTGGGATGCCGGGGTGTCCGCGGCGTTCATCAACTACCAGTTCAACACCAGTCGCAGCGCCGGCGACGACCAGACCCGCATCGCCAACAACCTGAGCCTGCGCAATGGCGTCAACCTGGCGGGCTGGCGCTTGCGCAACGAGTCGAACTTCAGCAGCGGCACCGGGCGGCCGGACAGCTTCAAGAGCAACCGCAGCTACCTGCAGCACGACGTGACCGCGCTCAAGGGCCAGTTCAGCGCCGGCGACATCTTCTCCGACACCGACCTGTTCGACAGCGTGCGCTACCGTGGCCTGAAGCTGGCCTCGGACGAAGGCATGCGCGCCGACAGCGAACGCGGCTATGCACCAGTGGTGCGTGGCGTGGCCCAGACCAGCGCCACGGTGGAGATCCGCCAGAACAACTACGTGCTGTACACCACCAGCGTCCCACCAGGGCCGTTCGAGATCAGTGACATCTACCCCAGCGGTTCCAACGGCGACCTGGAAATCACCATCATCGAGGCCGATGGCCGCCGACGGGTCAGCGTGCAAGCGTTCTCCAGCCTGCCGCTGATGGTCCGCGACGGCCAGGTGAAGTACAGCCTGTCCGCCGGCCGCTTCAACAGCAACAGCGATGGCCTGGCCACGCCGCAGATGCTCAGCACCACGCTGGCCTACGGCCTGTCCAACACCCTGACTGGCATCGTCGGCCTGCAAGCCACCGACAACTACAAGGCACTGGCCGTGGGCAGCGGCCTGAACACCCTGCTGGGCGCGTTTTCCGTCGACCTCACCCACTCCTCGAGCAAGGCCCAGGGCCAGACCACCCAGGGCAACAGCCTGCGGGCGCTGTATGCCAAGACCTTCACCGGTACCGACACCAACTTCACCCTGGCGGCCTATCGCTATTCCACCGAGGGCTTTCGCAGCCTCACCAGCCACATCGAGGACCTGAGCCATGACCTGCGCACGCGCAGCGGCAACTCCAAGACTCGCACCGACCTGACCGTCAACCAGAGCCTGGGCCGCAGCCGCGAGTTCGGCAGCCTGTACCTGACCGCCACCGACCAGCGCTACTGGAACCGTGGCGGCTCGCAGAGCCTGTCGGCCGGCTACAGCAACAACTGGGGCGACATCACCTACAACGTCGATGTCAGTCGCACCAAGGACCTGGGCAGCTACGGCCCGGCGAACGACGACACCCAGTTCAACCTCTCGGTGTCGTTCCCGCTGGGCAGCCGTGCGCGCGCCCCGCGCGCGTTCATCACCAGCACCACGCAAAAAGGCAACGCCACCACCCAGGCGGGCATCAACGGCTACCTGTCGGAAACCAGCGACACCTTCTACTCGGTCCAGGGTGGCCACAGCCGTACCAGCGGCGGGTCGGCCTCGGCCAACCTGAACACCCGCACCTCGGTGGCCGACATCAGCCTGGGCTACAGCCAGGGGCGCGGCTACGATTCGCAGAACCTGAACCTCGCCGGCGCGGTGGTCGCCCACGGTGGCGGCATCAACCTGGGCCAGACCGTCAGCGAGACCTTCGCCCTGGCCGAAGTGCCTGGGGTGAAGGGGGCGAAGATCAGCAGCTACAGCGGCGTGGAAACCGGGCGCAATGGCTATGCGGTCATCCCCAACGCCCAACCGTACCGGGTCAACTGGATCAGCCTGGACACCCGCGACCTGGGCGGCGACATCGAGATCGACAACGCCACCCAGCAGCTGGTGCCGCGTCGCGGCGCCGTGGTGCTGGCGCGCTACACCGGCAAGAGCGGACGCCGCGTGCAGTTCGAGCTGTTCGACGCCGGTGGCCAGCCGATGCCGTTTGGCGCCTCGGTCGAGGATGGCGAAGGCAAGCAGCTGGCGATCGCCGACCCGAGTGGCAAGGCGCTGGTGCTGCTGGAACACGACAAAGGCGACCTGACCCTGAAATGGGCCGAGCAGCAGTGCACGGCGCCTTACCAGTTGCCGGAACGGGACAAGGCAGTGAACTACGAACGCCTGCGCCTGGTGTGCCAGCCGTGA
- a CDS encoding fimbrial biogenesis chaperone, whose translation MLRRTLYPVLGLLGLFVAAQANASISLSATRVVFDGAHKEANVTVRNGNQEVLVQSWVDAGDSGLAQVPFAITPPLARVLPKQEQLLRILYEGQGLPSDRESVVWLNVQEIPQASSQANTLQLAVRQRIKIFFRPANLPGNALLAPEQLVWRLTQQAGKAQLTVNNPSLYHVSMADIEVKYGKQSVLSADSTMIAPGAQKTFTGPGALANSPMTLTFKSINDYGAQHQYSAQLNSAQPASAKSAEPAIAF comes from the coding sequence ATGTTGCGTCGTACTCTGTATCCCGTGCTTGGGTTGCTGGGCCTGTTCGTCGCCGCCCAGGCAAACGCCAGCATCTCCCTGAGCGCCACCCGCGTCGTGTTCGACGGCGCGCACAAGGAAGCCAACGTCACCGTGCGCAACGGCAACCAGGAAGTTCTGGTGCAATCCTGGGTGGATGCCGGCGACAGTGGCCTGGCACAGGTGCCATTCGCCATTACCCCGCCATTGGCCCGAGTGCTGCCCAAGCAGGAACAACTGCTGCGCATTCTCTATGAAGGCCAGGGCCTGCCAAGCGACCGCGAATCGGTGGTCTGGCTGAACGTCCAGGAAATCCCGCAAGCCAGCAGCCAAGCCAATACCCTGCAGTTGGCCGTGCGCCAACGCATCAAGATTTTCTTCCGCCCGGCCAACTTGCCCGGCAATGCCCTGCTGGCCCCGGAGCAGCTGGTCTGGCGCCTGACCCAGCAAGCGGGCAAGGCCCAGCTGACAGTCAACAACCCCAGCCTGTATCACGTCTCTATGGCCGATATCGAAGTGAAATACGGCAAGCAGAGCGTGCTCAGCGCCGACTCGACCATGATCGCGCCCGGCGCGCAGAAAACCTTTACTGGCCCAGGCGCACTGGCGAACAGCCCGATGACCCTGACCTTCAAAAGCATCAACGACTATGGCGCGCAGCATCAGTATTCGGCGCAACTGAACAGTGCCCAGCCGGCCAGCGCCAAGTCAGCCGAACCTGCCATCGCCTTCTGA
- a CDS encoding fimbrial protein, which yields MKKFSLAALTLSLITASAGAFAAEPSGPVNGGSGKISFTGVINNDACSVDGANADRVIAVDMGTVSIKDMGTAENPASGRVTGKDFNLNVNCNVGTKVSMLFDANSGGSGLVTGKKVLALTKGTGTAANVGIALLDPNGNLIDLSSAATAKIQSEVHGTGAAGGDATLSFSAAYVTTGAAGSATAGRGDATLPFILQYE from the coding sequence ATGAAAAAGTTCTCCCTGGCCGCTTTGACCCTGTCGCTGATCACCGCCTCCGCCGGCGCCTTTGCTGCCGAGCCCAGCGGGCCGGTCAACGGTGGCAGCGGCAAGATCTCCTTCACCGGCGTGATCAACAATGACGCCTGTTCGGTCGATGGCGCCAACGCCGACCGCGTGATCGCCGTGGACATGGGCACTGTGTCGATCAAGGACATGGGCACCGCCGAGAACCCAGCGTCGGGCCGTGTCACCGGCAAGGACTTCAACCTCAACGTCAACTGCAACGTAGGCACCAAGGTATCCATGCTGTTCGACGCCAACAGCGGCGGTTCGGGCCTGGTGACCGGCAAGAAGGTCCTGGCCCTGACCAAGGGCACCGGCACTGCCGCCAACGTCGGCATCGCCCTGCTCGACCCTAACGGCAACCTGATCGACCTGAGCTCGGCGGCCACCGCCAAGATCCAGAGCGAAGTCCATGGCACTGGCGCCGCGGGCGGTGACGCCACCCTGAGCTTCTCCGCGGCCTACGTGACCACCGGCGCCGCCGGCAGCGCCACCGCCGGTCGTGGTGATGCCACCCTGCCGTTCATCCTGCAGTACGAGTAA
- a CDS encoding response regulator — protein MEKLKVIIADDHPIVLLGVRELVERDTRFAVVGEAVCSQGLVELLERQAVDVVISDYNMPADSPYGDGLKLIDYLKRHYPAVRILVLTMISNPLILTRLHELGVDGVIQKNQLHGEIEKALNAIARNSVYRAPEPPRQSVIPCTTALDQRVENLSPKEFEILRLFVAGQSVSEIARSQHRSTKTISAQKVSAMRKLDVNSDQELLAYCLAGNIFN, from the coding sequence ATGGAAAAACTCAAGGTCATCATCGCCGACGATCACCCCATCGTGCTGCTCGGCGTCCGCGAACTGGTCGAGCGCGACACGCGCTTCGCCGTGGTCGGTGAAGCCGTCTGCTCGCAAGGGTTGGTCGAACTGCTCGAACGCCAGGCGGTGGACGTGGTCATCTCCGACTACAACATGCCGGCCGACTCGCCCTATGGCGATGGCCTGAAACTCATCGACTACCTCAAGCGCCATTACCCGGCGGTGCGCATCCTGGTCCTGACCATGATTTCCAACCCGCTGATCCTGACGCGCCTGCACGAACTGGGCGTGGACGGCGTGATCCAGAAGAACCAGTTGCACGGCGAAATCGAAAAAGCCCTCAATGCCATTGCCCGCAACAGTGTCTACCGTGCCCCGGAACCGCCACGGCAGTCGGTGATCCCCTGTACCACGGCCCTCGACCAGCGGGTGGAAAACCTGTCGCCCAAGGAGTTTGAAATATTGCGCCTGTTCGTCGCCGGGCAAAGCGTGAGCGAAATCGCCCGTAGCCAGCACCGCAGCACCAAGACCATCAGCGCGCAAAAAGTCTCGGCCATGCGCAAACTTGACGTTAATAGCGATCAGGAACTTCTCGCTTATTGCCTGGCCGGCAATATATTCAATTGA
- a CDS encoding hybrid sensor histidine kinase/response regulator yields the protein MKQYNALLENLARSSLRLNKGMTALLGLALLLLAFSIWSVQRLVDEHNDTVSIHFARLMENIREQESFLRALVRQSVDGELLDRQRPLEPVLIPLPEDGPEIFEGQAFSFSLPFSVKLERGRVDTGEIPRIFSQGANLASFYSHFWSAAHYRSPQVFLFAPARHYDIAVPAAGRGRGQAVAGNETFTEVIRQVSARLPEAAAWPAGQDILWRSYVEQPDRASPARVLAYANLPGRIPGERFQAASLVDLAQINDFERIMAWTVYDRFTLIAPSGVTLIGEPTPLDTLDEGLNFKAEGLVFRLHEQANGGWSAVYTVTYRHFFRYAFWSLASLAATLLVLIGLGRFAVRWYQRRVILPARAAHETIAESEAFSRVLIDTAPTGLCVVRNADHAVLLENQRAQHWHGTGELIKRLAPQLDNTRSGEHHLQIDGRHFEVGFVSTRYQGEDVKLFAFNDVTRHIEDAQALEDARRAADAANQAKTLFLATMSHEIRTPLYGVLGTLELLGLTTLDSRQQGYLHTIQRSSATLFQLISDVLDVSKIESGQMALEPVAFCPLDLLEDTLRTYRAFAERKGLLLYACTDASLPAQVVGDPIRIRQILNNLLSNAIKFTDSGRVVLRTRVLAIDASQVSLECQVTDTGIGISEAQQARLFELFYQVMDATSEGGAGLGLPICGWLAEMMGGQIKVVSEPGLGSSFSLKVSLPLAAGALGDCPQVTADPTPVYVRAPIPELAQHCVDWLQRLGLAATLTIPAQEQSNPQALLVDLLYAAGAEPWHGLRICASSDGPVPGAWVDGRWWVDMHDVRAIARVIGQIRLGNTAHDLHTAQQQRAALRLHILVAEDNPINQAILQEQLEALGCTTVVAANGEQAMLRWQPGAFDGVLTDVNMPLMNGYELARALRQHDAHLPIIGVTANALREEGQRCLEVGMNAWMVKPLSLQALRSHLVRLCRPSLGEPPRDDAPAPPVALDTVHLSPAMRALFVSTLQADIDYLQLALEQGDSQRLGERLHSLAGALGAVQASALAEQCCALENELLGATLDAPLAGRVRAVLDRLSAILASLE from the coding sequence TGCGCCTGAACAAAGGCATGACCGCGCTGCTGGGCCTGGCCCTGCTGCTGCTGGCATTCAGCATCTGGTCGGTCCAGCGCCTGGTCGACGAGCACAACGATACGGTGAGCATTCACTTCGCCCGGCTGATGGAAAACATCCGCGAGCAGGAAAGCTTCCTCCGCGCCCTGGTGCGCCAGAGTGTCGACGGCGAACTGCTTGATCGCCAGCGCCCGCTCGAGCCGGTGCTCATCCCCTTGCCCGAGGATGGCCCGGAGATTTTCGAAGGCCAGGCCTTTTCCTTCTCCCTGCCGTTCAGCGTCAAGCTAGAACGCGGACGGGTCGACACCGGCGAGATTCCCCGCATCTTCAGCCAGGGGGCGAACCTGGCCAGCTTCTACAGCCATTTCTGGTCGGCGGCGCACTATCGCTCGCCCCAGGTTTTCCTGTTCGCCCCCGCCCGTCATTACGACATCGCCGTGCCCGCCGCCGGGCGCGGACGCGGTCAGGCCGTGGCTGGCAACGAAACGTTCACCGAGGTGATCCGCCAAGTCAGCGCGCGCCTGCCCGAGGCGGCGGCCTGGCCCGCCGGCCAGGATATCCTCTGGCGCAGCTACGTCGAACAGCCGGACCGGGCTTCCCCAGCGCGAGTGCTGGCCTACGCCAACCTCCCGGGGCGCATCCCGGGCGAGCGCTTCCAGGCGGCATCACTGGTGGACCTGGCCCAGATCAACGACTTCGAACGCATCATGGCCTGGACCGTGTACGACCGCTTCACCCTGATCGCCCCATCCGGAGTGACCTTGATCGGTGAGCCGACACCCCTGGACACCCTCGACGAAGGCCTCAACTTCAAGGCCGAAGGCCTGGTCTTCCGCCTGCACGAACAGGCCAACGGCGGTTGGAGCGCGGTGTACACCGTGACCTACCGGCACTTCTTCCGCTATGCGTTCTGGTCGCTGGCCAGCCTCGCGGCAACCTTGCTGGTGCTCATCGGCCTGGGCCGGTTCGCCGTGCGCTGGTACCAGCGTCGGGTCATCCTGCCGGCGCGCGCGGCCCATGAAACCATCGCCGAGAGCGAAGCCTTCAGCCGTGTGCTGATCGATACCGCGCCGACCGGGCTGTGCGTGGTACGCAACGCCGACCATGCCGTGCTCCTGGAGAACCAGCGCGCCCAGCACTGGCACGGCACCGGCGAGCTGATCAAAAGGCTTGCCCCGCAGCTGGACAACACCCGCAGCGGCGAGCATCACCTGCAGATCGACGGCCGTCATTTCGAAGTCGGCTTCGTCTCGACCCGCTACCAGGGTGAAGACGTCAAGCTGTTCGCCTTCAACGATGTCACCCGCCACATCGAGGACGCCCAGGCGCTCGAGGACGCCCGCCGCGCCGCCGATGCCGCCAACCAGGCCAAGACCCTGTTCCTAGCGACCATGAGCCATGAAATCCGCACCCCGTTGTATGGCGTGCTGGGCACCCTCGAGCTGCTTGGCCTGACAACGCTGGACAGCCGCCAGCAAGGCTACCTGCACACCATCCAGCGCTCCTCGGCGACGCTGTTCCAGCTGATCAGCGACGTGCTCGACGTGTCGAAGATCGAGTCCGGGCAAATGGCCCTGGAGCCCGTGGCCTTCTGCCCGCTGGACCTACTCGAGGACACCTTGCGCACCTATCGCGCGTTCGCCGAGCGCAAAGGCCTGCTGCTGTATGCCTGCACCGATGCCAGCCTGCCGGCCCAGGTGGTCGGCGACCCGATACGCATCCGGCAGATTCTCAACAACCTGCTGAGCAATGCCATCAAGTTCACCGACAGCGGCCGGGTGGTGCTACGCACCCGGGTGCTGGCGATCGATGCCAGCCAGGTCAGCCTGGAGTGCCAGGTGACCGACACCGGCATCGGTATCTCCGAAGCACAACAGGCCAGGCTCTTCGAGCTGTTCTACCAGGTCATGGATGCCACCAGCGAGGGCGGCGCGGGCCTGGGCCTGCCGATCTGCGGCTGGCTCGCCGAGATGATGGGCGGGCAGATCAAGGTGGTCAGCGAGCCTGGGCTGGGCAGCAGCTTCTCGCTCAAGGTCAGCCTGCCGCTGGCCGCAGGCGCACTGGGCGACTGCCCGCAGGTCACGGCCGATCCGACCCCGGTGTATGTCCGCGCGCCGATCCCGGAGCTGGCCCAGCATTGCGTCGACTGGCTGCAGCGCCTGGGCCTCGCCGCGACCCTGACGATCCCAGCGCAGGAACAGAGCAACCCCCAGGCCCTGTTGGTGGACCTGCTCTACGCTGCGGGCGCCGAGCCCTGGCATGGCCTGCGGATCTGCGCCAGCAGCGACGGCCCCGTGCCCGGAGCCTGGGTCGATGGTCGCTGGTGGGTGGACATGCATGATGTACGCGCCATCGCCCGAGTCATCGGCCAGATCCGTCTGGGCAACACGGCACATGACCTGCACACAGCGCAACAGCAGCGCGCGGCCCTGCGCCTGCACATTCTCGTGGCCGAGGACAACCCGATCAACCAGGCGATCCTGCAGGAGCAACTCGAGGCGCTCGGCTGCACCACGGTGGTCGCGGCCAATGGCGAGCAAGCCATGCTGCGTTGGCAGCCTGGCGCGTTCGATGGCGTGCTGACCGACGTCAACATGCCCTTGATGAACGGCTACGAACTGGCCAGGGCCCTGCGCCAGCACGATGCCCACTTGCCGATCATCGGCGTTACCGCCAATGCCCTGCGCGAAGAAGGCCAACGCTGCCTCGAGGTCGGCATGAATGCCTGGATGGTCAAGCCGCTGAGCCTGCAGGCCCTGCGCAGCCACCTGGTCCGACTGTGCCGGCCAAGCCTGGGCGAGCCCCCTCGCGACGACGCGCCCGCGCCTCCCGTCGCGCTCGACACGGTGCACTTGTCGCCCGCCATGCGCGCGCTGTTCGTCAGCACCCTGCAAGCAGACATCGACTACCTGCAACTGGCCCTGGAACAGGGCGACAGCCAACGCCTCGGCGAACGCCTGCACAGCCTCGCCGGCGCCCTCGGCGCGGTCCAGGCCAGCGCCCTGGCCGAGCAGTGCTGCGCGCTGGAAAACGAACTGCTTGGCGCGACGCTCGACGCGCCCCTGGCCGGGCGCGTGCGCGCGGTGCTGGACAGGCTCTCGGCAATTCTCGCCAGCCTCGAATAG